The following nucleotide sequence is from Caldicellulosiruptor saccharolyticus DSM 8903.
CCGGGGTGGATTGAAACCTCACCTTACAAAAAAAGAAAGTATCGCCACAAGCCAAATTTGCGCGAGATAGACCATCTTCAGCACCCGGCTGGCAGGGTAGGTAGACCTGAGGACATTGCAAATGCAATCTTGTTTTTGACATCACAAAAGAGCAGTTTTATCACAGGTACAAACTTAATTGTAGATGGCGGTATGACAATTAAAATGATATATGAAGAGTAAAATTGAAGGTGATTAGAATATGCTTGCTGAGAAAAAAAAGTGTACCTATGAAGAGTTTTTGAGAATTTCTTCTGAGAAAAGAGCAGAGTTTATAGACGGTGAGATTTATTATTTGGCATCTTCCTCTTTTGAGCACCAGATGGTAATATCAAAACTAAACATTGAATTTATGAGGTATTTTGAGGGCAGAGAATGTATTCCTGTAATATCACCATTTGATGTTGTGTTTGAGGACAAAGAGAAAAATGAGAGGCACGTTGTTCAGCCCGATATTATAGTGATTTGTGACAAAAGTAAAATCACCGATGAAGGTTACAAAGGGGTTCCTAAACTCATTGTTGAAGTGCTATCGCCTACAACTGCTTCGGTTGATTATATTAAAAAAATGCAGCTTTACAGTAGGTTTGGGGTTTTAGAATACTGGATAGTAAATCCGCGCAACAAATCACTACAGATATTCGTTTTAGAAAATGGAGTATATATTGAACATATAGCACTTTCTCAAACAGGCATTGCTGTGTCAGCTGCCTTTGAAGATTTGAAAGTGAATATAGAAAATATTTTCAATTTCTAATGTTTATTTGGAAAAGAGAGGATTTTAAAGATGTGGGGAGGATTTTTCTCAAGTTTCGATGGAGATTCAGTAGAGATTCGCTTTTTAAAAGAGTTTTATATTCAAACATTCTTGAGCATCTTAGCCTTGATTGTTGCTATAGGTGCTGTATTCATTGCAATCTTAATCATAAAAAGAAGGCAAAAAAGGTTTGAGAGGCTGAAAAATCTCCAGCTTGTTGAGGAGTATTTCCAGAATATTTCAAAGAGGATTTTAGAGGCAGAAGAAAAATTGCCGTATTTAAAGCTAACTATGAGCTATAAGGACGTAGAGGAGAGGTTTAACAATGTAACTTTAAACTTTACTTATTTGAAAGAGTATTATGATGGGATAAAGAAAAGCTACTCAGAAAGTGAGCTAAAAACTTTTCTTAACATCTACAGAATAATAAAAAATGATTTGGATTTTATAGAAGAGGTCTTGAAAAACTCAGAGACAATATTGAAAAAAGAGATTGAAAGAAAAGAAAAGATTGACAGAGAGCTTGAGGCTGTTAAAAATAAGCAGGATTTAAAAAGTAGAATAAATGAAATATATGAGATTGTCTATTCAGAGGATGTTTTAAAAGAAAAAATAGAGGGTATAAAAAGACTTGATGAGAAAATAGAATATTACAAAAACTTGCCTGAGAACAAAAAAGAAGAGTATTTGACAAATTTGATTAGTTTTGTGACAAAAGAATTTGAAGAAAAGTATCCATTGATTTTAGCAAAATTGCCCAGGCTTGCGGAGAACATCAAAAAGGAATATGATGAGCTTTTGGCAAGGCTAAAAGTATCGGAAGATGTTGGGAAACTAATTTTAATTGAAGAGTTTTTAGACAGGTTTTCAAAACTTGACTCTGACCTTTTTAAAGAAAAGACTTATGAGAAAACTTACAA
It contains:
- a CDS encoding coiled-coil domain-containing protein produces the protein MWGGFFSSFDGDSVEIRFLKEFYIQTFLSILALIVAIGAVFIAILIIKRRQKRFERLKNLQLVEEYFQNISKRILEAEEKLPYLKLTMSYKDVEERFNNVTLNFTYLKEYYDGIKKSYSESELKTFLNIYRIIKNDLDFIEEVLKNSETILKKEIERKEKIDRELEAVKNKQDLKSRINEIYEIVYSEDVLKEKIEGIKRLDEKIEYYKNLPENKKEEYLTNLISFVTKEFEEKYPLILAKLPRLAENIKKEYDELLARLKVSEDVGKLILIEEFLDRFSKLDSDLFKEKTYEKTYNKAIVDKFAELRTEYDNVGMKFYKIDLKIDQVERLIQSGARQDVVEKELEILSMLISNFKKDASECKRLLESFSSFLQKARSRISNRYDFDMLESYKESLKDLYYECNFDEFKKRYIEAENLARNIVLKSFPYRKEDFLKRSFKDFFDDFFDRC
- a CDS encoding Uma2 family endonuclease, with the protein product MLAEKKKCTYEEFLRISSEKRAEFIDGEIYYLASSSFEHQMVISKLNIEFMRYFEGRECIPVISPFDVVFEDKEKNERHVVQPDIIVICDKSKITDEGYKGVPKLIVEVLSPTTASVDYIKKMQLYSRFGVLEYWIVNPRNKSLQIFVLENGVYIEHIALSQTGIAVSAAFEDLKVNIENIFNF